The Pirellulales bacterium genomic interval CCCTGCCCCGCGATGATTGCCGGATTGTCGAAGCCGTGGATGTAGCTCAGGCCGCGCTCGCGCTCGAGCGCATGGGCATGCTCGACCGCCTCGCGGAATGTCTCGCCATGCAGCACGACATTCGCCCCTAGCCGCCGGCAGGTGGCGAGCTTAATGAGCGGCGCAAACTTCGGCATGACCACGGTCACGCCGATCGAGAGCAGCTTGCCGTGATAGGCCAGCCCCAGGGCATGGTTGCCGGCCGATGCGGCAATGACGCCGCGCTGCCGCTGATGGTCGTCCAAGAGCAGCAGAGCGTTGCGAGCACCGCGTTCCTTGAAGCTGCCGGTGCGCTGCAGATAATCGAGCTTGCAGAAAATGCGCGCGCCGCATAGTTCCGAAAGCTGAATCGATTCCGGACACGGCGACAAAGCCACCCCGCCGGCAATCCGGCTGCGAGCGGCCAAAACGTCGTCAAGCGAAATGCTCATGACCCCGTAGGCCAGGCTTTCTAGCCTGACTGCCGCTGTTTGGTGCTCCGGCACGTCCAACGCATGTCAGGCTGGAAAGCCTGACCTACACACCGTGCGCCGGCACCGCTCGCACTACTCGGGCTTTTGGTAAGCCGGCACTTTGTGGACGACGTTCCAGACTAGCCCGATCTTTTCCATGGCACAGATCGCCCAGTAAGTGACGTCGATTTCCCACCAGCGATGTCCGTGCTTGGCCATCCGCTGGAATGCGTGATGGTTATTGTGCCACCCTTCGCCAAAGGCCAGGAGGCCGACCCACCACAGATTTCGGCTGTCGTCGCTGGTCTCGTAGTTGCGATAACCCCACATGTGCGACGCCGAATTGACAAACCAAGTGACATGCCATACGTACACCATTCGCACAAACACGCCCCAAAATACGAACGACCAAGCCGTGTATGCATCCCATCCCAAATAGCCGACCGCGAACAAGGCAAGGCCGAGGCCGATCTGCAGCGGCAGAAAAAACATGTGCAAGACTCGCAGCACTGGGTCTTTCAGCAGATCGGGGCAATATTTGGCCGTTAGGTTCTTTTGCCAATCCTGCCCGAAATAGGGCGTGAACCAAAGCATATGGCTCCACCACGGTCCGTCGTGCGGCGAATGCGGATCGCCGGGCTTGTCGCTAAAGGCATGATGCTTGCGGTGGTTGGCCACCCAGGTGAGCGCCGAGCCTTCGCCAGAGAATGTGCCGATCAGCGCTAGCAACCATTTCAGCGGTCGATACGTTTGAAAGCTGCCATGAGTCAACAGGCGGTGGAAGCAGAGGCAAATGCCCAGGCCGCCGCAAGCCCAACTCAACACCGCCGCCAACGCCAGTGCCTTCCAGGTGAAAAACAGCGGAGCGCCGAGCGCCATAATATGCACCAAGGCCATCCAGGTCACGACGGTCCAGTCGAGACCGTTGGCCCAAGGGCTATCGTTGTCGGAATCGCCGGCCACGACAGACGTGGTGGAAGCGGCTGCGGCCGAAGCGGAGGTTTCTTCCGTAACGCTGCAATGGGCCCCTTCGCTCCGGGTGAGTAATGCCGGAGATGCCGCTAATGGAGAACGAGGAGACGGAATCGTATCGAGATCGCTGACGTGGGTGGCCATGGGGTTCTCTGTCCTGATGAATCGAAAAATTTGTCCGGCGATTGGATGCGCTACGGCAAACCGAATTCGCGGGCCGGACCTTTCTTTAGTCGTCGAAATTCTAGCGATTTCTCGACAAGCGAATGTCATCCATGCGCATACGCCGAGTAAAATCCTTGTAAAAGGTGGCTGATCGTGCAGCCGGACCGCTTCCACCAGCCAAAAAGCGAACTTGGCGAACCTAGCGTCGGCCGGCCTTATGCAGCCCCGCCTCACTTGACAACCGCGATTCCGCGCTGTGCAATGATACCTAAACGACCGCCGCAACTCGACGCGGGCCAAAACGACGAATCGAGCGGTCGGGGCATAACTGGGGTTTCCCCCGACGGAAAGGCATCTCATGCCCGCGCTCCTTTTTCCATTCCGCTTTCGCCGCTCGCCGCGCGCGCGATCGCGCCGCGGTCTGACGGTCGTCGAGCTTCTCGCCGCCACGGTGATCAGCCTGATCGTAATGGGTGCGACCGTGCAGCTATTCGGCACCGTCGGGGGCCAGATCACCAACGGCCGATCCAACATCGAAGCCAACGATCGCCTTCGATCGGTTCTCAACCGCTTGCGCACTGATATTCGCGGCGCCACCGTCGATATGCGAAGCTGGAACCGCGCGGAAGACGCCAGCGGTTATTTCGAGCTCGTCAAGGGGCCGTCGACCAGTTGGGACAAAAACGTCTCGCCGACGACCTCCTCGACAACCAACGGAGCAACCCTCACCGGCTACACGAAGGACGGCCTGTTCTTTACCACGCGCAGTAGCGGCGCTCCGTTCACCGGTCGAGCCGTTACCACGTCGAACCAAGCGATCAACATCGAATCGCAAGTGGCCGAAGTGGCGTGGTTCCTGCAACCAACTTCGCTGACGCCGCCATCGACCGGCTTCACTCCGACAGTTCCGCCGACCTATACGCTCTATCGCCGACAGTTGTTGGTGCTGCCGGGGATCGGAACGACCGTCGCCACCGGCAGTCCGGCCGTCATCACTGCGGGTAATTATTACGACACCAATGTCGCTCCAAGCGCTTGGGTGCCGCTCTCCGACATTTCTGCCCATCCCGATGGCACTACGGTTGGCGCCGGCTGGCAGAGCATGAACATGGTGCTGAATTCCTTGGCCGATCTGTCGTATCGAGAAAATCGGTTTGCACATTTCTACCCTCCGTCGTGCAGCAACAGTAACCTGTGGGGCAACAGCTCGTTTGGGTCGGGGAGTTCGCCCTTCCCGGTCGTGATTAGCCAAGTGCAGCCGTTCCCCTCGACGCCCGCGACCGATCCAAACCTGCGCTATGGCGAAGACGTCGTGCTGACAAACGTATTGAGCTTTGACGTGAAAGTGTGGGACCCCTGGGCCCAGGTGTTGCAGGATGCCAATGGCAATCCGCTGGTGCCAAGCGATCCCGGTTACGGCAGCGGCACGAAGATCGGCAATGGCGTGTATGGCGCGTATGTAGACTTGAATTGGGGCGCCGGGCTGCCGACGACCGCGTATACGAATCCGTCGGGCGTGTCTGCGCCTTATTTTGCATTGGGCTATTACGGCGCGGGGCAGAAATCGTATCTGGCCCCGTCCGGCACGCCGGTCCAAATGAATTCGCAGACGCAGTTTCCGATGCAAGGTTCGGCAACTTACGACACATGGCCGGCCGGCTACGAGGCTTGGCTCTACAATGCGGCAAACTCGGGAACTCCAATCTCGTCGAACCAAGCGTTCGATGGCATGGATAGTATCGGTTCTGGCGCTTCCGGCGGCGTCGATAGCCCGAACGAGCGCCTTACTTCGCCCCCCTATCCGGTTCCCATCCGGGGCGTCCAGATCAAGATCCGAACGTACGAATTCAGCACGAAGCAAGTGCGCGAGGCGACGATCGAGGAAAGTTTCGTTCCGGATTGATCGGACCCAATAGGCACACACTCGTTTTGCCGTCCACCACGTAAGTCGGGCCGCCACGGTCGTCCAGCCTTCCAACTCTTTTTGAATTGGATTGCGTTTCCCAGCGCCAACGGCATTCGGAGAATGCCTCCTACTTTGGTTGCGGCTCCGCCGCACTGTGACGTTATTTTTCGGCTGGGTCTTAGCCCGCGACTCCATCATCGAGGGGGCGGTGCTGCGGCCCTCTCGCTCTTGGTTCACTCAGCGGCCACGCCTCACGATTGGCGGCCGGGGCGGTCTGCGTTGACTGGCGAAATCTGCCGGCTATTATTGAAATTGGCCGGCTTGATCTGGAGCGGCTGAGCAAAAGTCGCTACCCTTGCCGGCCACCGATTTTCCCCTGCCCCAAAAAAGGGCTTCGGTCGCCATGCATCCAGTCAAACCCGTTTCTAGCGAGGAATTGCGGCATTTCTTTTCCGGCCTGACCGAGTATGCCTTCCAAACGCGTTTGGGCGTTGCCGACCCACCGCTGGTGGAATATCTGGGCCAACTGCTTGCCCGTTTCTTCCGAACCGACACGATCTTCGCCGTGCGCAATCCATCGGGGCGGAGGCTCGATGCCGTGGCCGATATGCTGGTGGAAGCCGACGCCCGAGTCGGCGAGGCCAAGCGGCAAGTTCATCGCCATATCGGCGATTTCACGCTCTTCTGGTCGGGCGTCTATCCAGAGGCCCTATCGCATTTGCAACGCGGCCCGCAAAAAGATTTCTTCTTGGACTATTGCGAGCATGGCAAACGGGCCTATTACATCGCCAGCACGCTTCCGGCCCGCGATAATGACGCGAAAAAAGAAAACGCTCTGCTAGAACGTTTGAGCCACGACTTCGAGCTGTGCGTGTACGGCCTCGGCGAAGTCCGCCGCCAATGGGAACGCCGCGACGAAAACGGCGAAGCCCCCCGCGGGCCAATTATGCTGTAGCGGCAAATGCTCGGGTGCTCTAGCGCCTGCCGCCGCTACTCGCCGCAGCCCCTCGCTTCGGTTATGATAAAGCTTGCCTAGCCCGTCGCTTGCGACGAATCAGCCACACCAGCCGGAAGCGTTCGCCAGGAAGCGCCGCCAACACGCGTGGCAACTCGCCAACCCTTCGGCGAACTGCGGGCCGCGGGAAGTCGAGCGATCCTTTTCCAATCGAGTTCTCCTCATGCCTCAAGCAATTGTCGATCCAGGCGAAGTGCGCCGCTTTGCTCAACAGCTCAAACAATTCTCCGGCGAACTGCTCAATCAAATGTCAATGATCCAGCGCCAATTGGCCGCCCTCGGCGGCACATGGCGCGATCAGGAGCATAAAAAGTTTTCGGAGGATTTCGAGCAGCAGATGCAAGTGCTCCGCCGCTTCGCCGAATCGACGACGATGTACGTGCCGTATCTGGTGCGCAAAGCCGAACGCGCCGAAGAATATCTCCAACAGCGGTGAACCGATGTCGACTCAAGGCGCCCAAGTCGGTTCGGTCGCGGCCATCGAAGCGTTTCAAGTCGCGCTGGCCAACTACATCGAAGAGTCGAAGCAGGCCCTGGTGATGATCGATCTCGAGATTCGCCGCGCCGTCGATTGGGTGCGCATCGATCGGGCCGAACATTGGAAACACGAGATCCGCCGTGCCGGCGACGCCGTCAATCGGGCCAAAGACGATTTGCACCGCTGCATCAGCTTCAAAAGCATGGATAACTACACGCCCTCGTGCGTCGACGAACGCAAGAACCTGCAGCGGGCCCAGGAGCGCTTGAAAAACGCCGAGCAAAAGGCCGAAGCCGTCCGCCGTTGGACTCGGGCTATGCAGCACGAACTCAACGAATACGCCGGCCGGATCGTGCAATTCAATGCGGCCCTGGAAGGCGATATCCCCAAATCGATGCTCACGCTGAAGCGAATTCTCGACACGCTCGATCGCTATGTACACACCACCGCGCCGCGGCCGATGAGCGAATCGGCGATGGTTCGGCCCGGCGCGTTGAATCAGCCCGACGACGCCAACGATTCCGCGAGCATGGCGCAACCGCTTGACGAGCCCGAGCAACCGCCTGCCGCCGCCGAGCTGGAGTCGCAACCGAACGGCCATTCATCGGCTGCGACGGTGGCCGACTCCGGCGACGCGGCTGCTCTTCCTCGCCCCTCGTCCCTCGCCCCTCGCCCCTCGGCCGAACCGGCCGCCGGGGACACGGAGGCGCGCCCATGATCGTCGGCGATCTGGTATCGGGAGCGGCCAAATTGGCGGGGGCGATGAAAGATTTGCGGTTGCATTGGACCGAAACACAGGAACAGTGGCGCGACATCGCTGCGCGTCGATTCGAAGAGGAGCACCTCGTCGAACTGGAACCGCTCGTACGAATGACGTTCGACGCGGTCAGCCGTTTGGCCGAGACGCTGGACCGAGCGCAGCGCGAATGTAGTTGAGTACGTGGCGTTGCGAGGAGCGGCGAAGCGCTCCTAACGTAGTAGGCACACTCCGTGTGCCGTCGGCGCAACGCGGCGCGAAACGCACAGAACGGCGCAGACGGCACACGGAGTGTGCCGGCTACTTTGGTTGCGGCTCCGCCGCCTTATGGCAAGTGCAGGGCAGTTGATTCGGCGTTTGGGAAACGGAACAGAAGAATTCATTCGCCTCGCCATGAGGCCCTTAGGCCGGCTGGTATGACCCAACCGTTGTCGTCCGAAGTCGAGCGCACGCTGATCGCCGAACTCTATCGGCTCGCCGCCGAGCGGCAGGCTGCCGAAGTGCGCGTGCAGGCGGAATTCGTGGCCCGCAATAAGGCGGCCGAAGAAGATTTTCGCCGCACCCGCCAGCAAATCGCCGATCGCTTCAAGGCCGACGGCCGCTCCACGCAGCAGCAATACGAGCGAGCCGTCGACGGCCCGAAATCCGATTACGAATCGGCTCACGCCGCCGCGGCTGCCGAACACGAATCGCGCCGCCGACAGGCCCTCGACGACTTCGAAGCTGCCGAAAAGGCCGCCACCAAGCAACAAGAACTCGATACGTGGCAAGCCACGACGGTGTTCGAAGCCTCGCACCCCGGGCTGCTGGAGCAGTTTTATCGCGTCGAAGCGAAAGTGAATTCGCACGGCGATGCGATGGTCGCCATCGTCGATCAGGTGTGGCAGTGGCTCGAGCTTTGCCGCATGGGCGTGGCCTGGCGCGACACGGCCCTGCCCGACACGACCGATCCCGGCGGCGATCCGTTCGCACTGTTGCCCGAGTGCGTCGTAACGGCGCAAAACCGCTTG includes:
- a CDS encoding WXG100 family type VII secretion target, producing the protein MPQAIVDPGEVRRFAQQLKQFSGELLNQMSMIQRQLAALGGTWRDQEHKKFSEDFEQQMQVLRRFAESTTMYVPYLVRKAERAEEYLQQR
- a CDS encoding fatty acid desaturase, with protein sequence MATHVSDLDTIPSPRSPLAASPALLTRSEGAHCSVTEETSASAAAASTTSVVAGDSDNDSPWANGLDWTVVTWMALVHIMALGAPLFFTWKALALAAVLSWACGGLGICLCFHRLLTHGSFQTYRPLKWLLALIGTFSGEGSALTWVANHRKHHAFSDKPGDPHSPHDGPWWSHMLWFTPYFGQDWQKNLTAKYCPDLLKDPVLRVLHMFFLPLQIGLGLALFAVGYLGWDAYTAWSFVFWGVFVRMVYVWHVTWFVNSASHMWGYRNYETSDDSRNLWWVGLLAFGEGWHNNHHAFQRMAKHGHRWWEIDVTYWAICAMEKIGLVWNVVHKVPAYQKPE